GGCACCATCGCCGGCGACGACACCGTCCTGGTCATCACCCGGGACCCGGCGGGCGGCCCGGCCGTCGCCGAGCGCTTCCTCGACCTGGGGGCCTCCGCGCCGTGACAGGCTCGCCCCGGACCTGACCGCCCCCCACCCGGGCCGGCACCACCCGACCGGCACCCCCCGGACGGCACCCACCCGGCCCCACCGACAGGAGAACGCTCCCGTGAGCAGCACCCCGACCCCCGGCGGCACGACGCAGGGCGCCCTCTGGGGCGGCCGGTTCGCCAGCGGGCCGTCCGACGCGCTCGCGGCGCTCAGCGTGTCCACGCACTTCGACTGGGTGCTCGCCCCCTACGACCTGCGGGCCTCGGCCGCCCACACCCTCGTCCTGCACCGCGCGGGCCTGCTCACCGACGACCAGCGCGACGGCCTGCTCACCGGCATCGCCGGGCTGGCCGCCGACGTCGCCGACGGCAGCTTCGGCCCCGCCCCCGACGACGAGGACGTCCACGCCGCGCTCGAGCGCGGGCTCATCGAGCGGCTGGGCCCGGACCTCGGGGGCCGGCTCCGCGCCGGGCGCAGCCGCAACGACCAGGTCGCGACCCTGCTGCGGATGTGGCTGCGCGACGCCGTGCGTCGGACCGCCGCCCTCGTGGCCGACCTCGTCGACGCCCTGCTGTCGCAGGCGGACACCCACCCGCTGGCGGCCATGCCCGGGCGCACCCACCTGCAGCACGCCCAGCCGGTGCTGCTGGCCCACCACCTGCAGGCCCACGGCTGGGCCCTGCTGCGCGACGTCGGCCGGATGCGCGACCTCGACGCGCGCGCCGACGCGTCCCCCTACGGCTCGGGCGCGCTCGCGGGCACCTCGCTGGGGCTGGACCCCGCGCTGGTGGCGGCCGAGCTCGGCTTCGCGCGCCCGGTCGAGAACTCCATCGACGGCACCTCGTCGCGGGACCTGGCGGCGGAGGCGGCCTGGGTGCTGGCGATGACCGCGGTCGACGTGTCGCGCCTGGCCGAGGAGGTCGTGGTGTGGACCACCCACGAGTTCTCGTTCGCCCGGCTCGACGACGCGTGGGCGACCGGCAGCTCGATCATGCCGCAGAAGAAGAACCCCGACATCGCGGAGCTCGCGCGCGGCAAGAGCGGCCGGCTCATCGGCAACCTGGCCGGCCTGCTCGCCACGCTCAAGGGCCTGCCGCTGGCGTACAACCGCGACCTGCAGGAGGACAAGGAGCCCGTGGTCGACTCCGTCGCGCAGCTGTCGCTCGTGCTGCCCGCGATGGCCGGGATGGTCGCCACCATGCGCTTCGACACCGCGCGGATGGCAGCGCTGGCGCCGGCGGGCTTCTCGCTGGCCACCGACGTGGCCGAGTGGCTCGTGCGCGAGGGGGTCCCGTTCCGGGTGGCCCACGAGGTCGCGGGCGCCTGCGTCCAGGTGTGCGAGCAGCGCGGCA
Above is a genomic segment from Aquipuribacter hungaricus containing:
- the argH gene encoding argininosuccinate lyase, producing the protein MSSTPTPGGTTQGALWGGRFASGPSDALAALSVSTHFDWVLAPYDLRASAAHTLVLHRAGLLTDDQRDGLLTGIAGLAADVADGSFGPAPDDEDVHAALERGLIERLGPDLGGRLRAGRSRNDQVATLLRMWLRDAVRRTAALVADLVDALLSQADTHPLAAMPGRTHLQHAQPVLLAHHLQAHGWALLRDVGRMRDLDARADASPYGSGALAGTSLGLDPALVAAELGFARPVENSIDGTSSRDLAAEAAWVLAMTAVDVSRLAEEVVVWTTHEFSFARLDDAWATGSSIMPQKKNPDIAELARGKSGRLIGNLAGLLATLKGLPLAYNRDLQEDKEPVVDSVAQLSLVLPAMAGMVATMRFDTARMAALAPAGFSLATDVAEWLVREGVPFRVAHEVAGACVQVCEQRGIELHELTDDDLAALSPHLRPDVRRVLDVDGAIASRDAVGGTAPVRVQEQREALRAAVAEARAWAQDDRGR